The Herbaspirillum sp. RTI4 genome has a segment encoding these proteins:
- a CDS encoding Hpt domain-containing protein — protein sequence MRISGEFDENDSQGGAEPRDTGSAVDGNETRVGSDGIGIPENALPEQAHSSRALAVLNLNRLQDLFSDDERVQRKMLDLFLSGTPETFDQLATAIGNRDFEHAAALGHRLAGSCVNLGVEELSGLAREVESAAHKKDLSRLIQLREAMLSAFARLYEYINKMRKPI from the coding sequence ATGAGAATCAGCGGTGAGTTTGATGAAAACGATTCCCAAGGTGGCGCGGAGCCGCGCGACACTGGTTCTGCTGTGGATGGGAATGAAACGCGAGTTGGCTCGGACGGCATCGGCATCCCTGAGAACGCCTTGCCTGAGCAAGCGCATTCTTCCAGGGCGTTGGCGGTATTGAACCTGAACCGGCTACAGGATTTGTTTTCGGATGATGAGCGAGTACAGCGCAAGATGCTCGATTTATTCCTGTCCGGTACGCCCGAAACCTTTGATCAGTTAGCGACGGCAATCGGCAATAGAGATTTTGAACATGCTGCGGCCTTGGGCCACAGACTCGCCGGATCATGCGTCAACCTTGGCGTGGAAGAGCTGAGCGGGCTCGCTCGTGAGGTCGAGAGTGCCGCTCACAAGAAGGATTTATCACGACTGATACAGCTACGCGAGGCCATGCTTTCCGCATTCGCGCGCTTGTATGAATACATTAATAAAATGAGAAAGCCAATATGA
- a CDS encoding ATP-binding protein — protein MKARWLKFSAVTSRIDVRLLLGLFAAVLIAIVWLLTLLQLNEMRKTQITDAQRDVRSLARVFQEHAARTLEAADQASVYLRYRYNIAGTKLNINQDLKEGLGSDHIYNLFSIVDEKGDVVLSSKPFVPVNLSDREHIRVHMITNSDALYVSKPLLGRVSNKWSIQMTRRINHPDGTFKGVVVVSMDPQYFTQLYYDIDVGRLGTISIVGADGIIRVRRMGTSDSMGQNVAGSPLLNAMLSNEHGAINTISQVDNRQRIYAYEKLRNYPLYVSVGIDLEERLAPYYVARKESLFLAALISATILLFSLGIIVLVGKLIKSRLQAVAANDAKFRFLANMSHEFRTPLNGILGYSETLSEDLTDEKQAKFAKIIHDCGMRLLILVDAVLEMSALETETATLFGTEENLSEIIRIAVHRYQNKASVKNIALDFELAPDAPKFIVCDNEKLSRVLDSLLDNAVKFTEKGRILLKVGPVPEGMLFQVIDSGVGVAPELQKKIFEKFSQADDSPARAKAGAGLGLSIAARLIEMMGGHIFLESKAGNGSIFSFTLPHESGRQKKH, from the coding sequence ATGAAAGCTCGCTGGCTCAAGTTCAGCGCTGTCACCAGCAGAATCGATGTCCGTCTTCTGCTTGGATTGTTCGCAGCCGTACTGATCGCCATTGTCTGGCTACTGACTCTGCTGCAGCTCAATGAAATGCGCAAGACGCAAATAACGGATGCGCAACGTGACGTGCGCAGCCTGGCCCGCGTATTTCAAGAACACGCGGCGCGCACTCTCGAAGCAGCCGATCAGGCCTCGGTTTACCTGCGCTACCGCTACAACATCGCCGGTACCAAACTCAATATCAACCAGGACCTGAAAGAAGGACTGGGAAGCGATCACATCTACAATCTGTTTTCGATCGTTGACGAAAAAGGCGATGTCGTCCTTTCCAGCAAACCCTTCGTGCCAGTCAATCTGAGCGACCGCGAGCACATCCGTGTGCACATGATTACCAACAGCGACGCGCTCTACGTCAGCAAACCCCTACTCGGCCGCGTTTCCAACAAATGGTCGATACAGATGACCCGCCGCATCAACCATCCCGATGGCACATTCAAGGGTGTAGTAGTGGTCTCGATGGACCCGCAATATTTTACCCAGCTCTACTACGACATCGACGTCGGCCGCCTCGGCACCATCTCCATCGTCGGAGCGGACGGCATCATACGCGTGCGCCGCATGGGAACGAGCGACTCGATGGGGCAAAATGTAGCGGGTAGCCCGCTCCTCAACGCCATGCTGAGCAACGAACACGGCGCCATCAACACCATCAGTCAGGTCGATAACCGGCAACGCATTTACGCGTATGAAAAATTGCGCAACTACCCTCTGTACGTATCGGTTGGCATCGACCTGGAAGAGCGTCTCGCTCCTTACTATGTCGCGCGCAAAGAATCTCTGTTTCTGGCCGCGCTGATCTCAGCTACCATCCTCCTGTTCAGCCTCGGCATCATCGTCCTGGTAGGCAAACTGATAAAAAGCCGACTGCAAGCCGTGGCAGCCAACGACGCCAAATTCCGCTTCCTCGCCAACATGTCCCACGAATTTCGTACACCGCTCAATGGCATTCTGGGCTATTCTGAGACGCTCAGTGAGGATTTGACGGATGAGAAACAGGCAAAGTTTGCGAAAATCATTCACGATTGTGGAATGCGACTTCTGATATTAGTCGACGCCGTACTCGAAATGAGTGCATTGGAGACCGAAACTGCGACACTGTTCGGCACCGAAGAAAACCTCTCTGAAATCATCCGGATTGCTGTCCACCGGTACCAGAACAAGGCAAGCGTCAAAAACATCGCCCTCGATTTTGAGCTTGCTCCTGACGCACCGAAATTCATCGTATGCGATAACGAAAAACTGTCGCGCGTACTAGATAGCCTGCTCGACAATGCCGTTAAGTTCACTGAAAAGGGCCGCATACTGCTGAAAGTTGGACCTGTACCCGAAGGCATGTTGTTCCAGGTCATTGACAGCGGCGTCGGCGTAGCGCCCGAATTGCAAAAAAAGATTTTTGAAAAGTTTTCTCAAGCGGATGATTCACCCGCACGCGCCAAAGCCGGCGCAGGACTTGGCCTGAGTATTGCAGCGCGACTGATTGAAATGATGGGGGGGCATATCTTCCTGGAATCCAAGGCCGGCAATGGTTCCATTTTTTCTTTCACACTACCGCATGAATCTGGCAGGCAAAAAAAACACTAG
- a CDS encoding response regulator — protein sequence MSSSDVCTTQEAANILGVSVTTIQQLVETGVIEAWKTKGGHRRIPLTAVLAYKSTPGSTPQAAAAFSKTVSILIIEDNKMQREIYDKKITSWNLPIALTFCETGYQALIEIASHKPDILLADIVMDGIDGYEVVSTILGYPELADMSIAILSGLSDEEIAARGGVPDGVVFFSKPVNFDELYGYLRACCAQKSRRHAAHHA from the coding sequence ATGTCTTCATCCGATGTATGTACGACACAGGAAGCCGCCAACATACTTGGCGTCTCAGTTACAACCATTCAACAGCTCGTGGAAACCGGCGTCATAGAGGCGTGGAAAACCAAAGGCGGGCATCGTCGCATCCCGCTTACTGCCGTGCTGGCGTACAAATCTACTCCAGGCAGCACACCACAAGCGGCGGCGGCATTCAGTAAAACTGTCTCCATTCTGATCATTGAAGATAACAAGATGCAGCGGGAAATCTACGACAAAAAAATAACGTCCTGGAACCTGCCCATCGCCCTTACCTTCTGCGAAACCGGCTATCAGGCCCTGATCGAAATCGCCAGCCACAAGCCGGACATTCTGCTGGCCGACATCGTCATGGACGGCATCGACGGCTATGAAGTCGTGAGCACTATTCTCGGCTATCCGGAACTGGCGGACATGAGTATCGCCATTCTTTCCGGCTTGAGCGATGAAGAAATAGCGGCACGTGGCGGTGTGCCTGACGGCGTGGTTTTTTTCAGCAAGCCTGTCAATTTCGACGAATTGTATGGTTACCTGCGCGCCTGCTGCGCACAGAAATCACGCCGGCATGCTGCACACCACGCCTGA
- a CDS encoding HD domain-containing phosphohydrolase, with the protein MNILLLDDDPTNVALLAHLLDGVPNVVLTEFTDPMRALEWCRTEQPDLLLIDYMMPQMDGLQFLSLFRQLPGQATTPLIMITAAAETALRNSALQMSATDFLAKPVNRAELRARVGNMLALRKNQLELIAQAEVLAEQVKNASKEIERRDLESIRYLSLAAQCRDEETGGHLLRMATYAHLIATELGLSEEECAIVRDAAPLHDIGKVGIPDRILLKRGRLDDDEMAIMRTHPALGAAILSGGTSPLLRAAASIALSHHERYDGSGYPSGTRGEDIPLYARIISVADVFDALTTARPYKQAWELERAMLFLQEGAGSHFDPLCVEVFLKNRESVGQICQRLRDEITAVDELPH; encoded by the coding sequence ATGAACATCTTGCTGCTCGACGATGATCCTACCAATGTAGCCTTGCTCGCCCATTTGCTCGACGGCGTTCCTAATGTGGTGCTGACGGAATTCACGGATCCCATGCGGGCGCTGGAATGGTGTCGCACCGAGCAGCCGGATCTGCTCCTGATCGACTACATGATGCCGCAGATGGATGGCTTGCAATTCCTCTCGCTCTTTCGCCAGTTGCCAGGCCAGGCAACGACGCCGTTGATCATGATTACGGCCGCCGCCGAAACTGCGCTGCGTAATTCCGCTTTGCAAATGAGTGCTACCGATTTTCTGGCCAAGCCGGTGAACCGGGCCGAGCTGCGCGCGCGGGTGGGCAACATGCTTGCGCTACGCAAGAATCAGTTAGAACTGATTGCGCAGGCTGAGGTACTCGCCGAGCAAGTCAAAAACGCCAGCAAGGAAATTGAGCGGCGCGATCTGGAATCGATTCGCTACCTGTCTCTGGCCGCACAGTGTCGGGACGAGGAAACCGGCGGCCATCTGCTGCGCATGGCCACTTACGCGCACCTGATCGCCACTGAGCTGGGTTTGAGCGAGGAAGAGTGCGCCATCGTCAGGGATGCCGCACCGCTGCATGACATCGGCAAGGTGGGTATTCCCGACAGGATTTTGCTCAAACGAGGGCGGCTCGATGACGATGAAATGGCGATCATGCGCACGCATCCAGCCCTTGGTGCGGCCATTTTGAGTGGAGGAACTTCACCGTTATTGAGGGCGGCGGCGAGCATTGCCTTGTCCCACCATGAAAGATATGATGGAAGCGGGTATCCTAGCGGGACACGGGGCGAGGATATACCTTTGTATGCACGAATTATCAGTGTGGCGGACGTGTTCGATGCGCTTACCACGGCGCGACCTTACAAGCAGGCGTGGGAGCTGGAGCGGGCGATGCTGTTTTTGCAAGAGGGCGCGGGCAGTCACTTTGACCCGCTCTGCGTTGAGGTATTCTTGAAAAACAGAGAATCCGTGGGGCAGATTTGTCAGCGGCTCCGGGATGAAATTACCGCGGTTGACGAACTACCTCATTAA